A region from the Diadema setosum chromosome 13, eeDiaSeto1, whole genome shotgun sequence genome encodes:
- the LOC140236403 gene encoding uncharacterized protein codes for MATFHQISSQNLECPICLTLFNQPRSLTCSHIFCKDCLQRIFQAQPAKQSITCPICRKETPLPSGDVSKLQTNLPLSSMVDEVKTTSPTCTACEMDEKSPAVSYCQDCGKYMCKSCETDHSSWKPFSNHEKVPMSEVLSGKIPLKRRRKCTKHPNDDEECFCTGCREYVCLRCGMLGHLQAGHQIEEAAIHEEKLMKNIRELQERAKLKKTTIQNHIDFIETQRSEITQILGKLNDDIDKTYEEFIKLLSARREALKCQVQRLSANFEKEFKLMEEESRQTIRYMNTMEELVTNGMKVPLEKDALFAHDTLCENLNNFLGRDDPDDQTPRGVTDRAQNISFSKHKKVNELRLGELKGYTWDVKADVELPSKNSMNCMTLAPDGRMAVGSSSDGIFFYSPEGELQDTQLKRVGVCGIGYLSDGRSVVYDTNNGISLFTPQWEKLDVTFETMSFDKSGHGGLTVDRYDNIYKGYSKPKKIQVFTPQGGNAVREMRYGYSPWQLFSFHTTGNLILRDFLTVVCCDGIGKKGNILKKESRSAYPAICRDDSVIVAWVKEEDGLVSIDQYTKDFEHVCNLLTDFKIQKSERSWYYLQEFESGEIAFCTPDRLYMFDTI; via the coding sequence ATGGCAACGTTTCATCAAATCAGCAGTCAGAATTTGGAGTGTCCCATCTGTCTGACACTTTTCAACCAACCTAGATCACTGACGTGTTCTCACATCTTCTGCAAAGACTGTCTGCAACGCATCTTTCAAGCTCAGCCCGCCAAACAAAGTATAACATGTCCTATATGCAGGAAAGAAACGCCCCTACCCAGTGGAGATGTGAGTAAGTTACAGACAAACTTACCCCTGAGTTCTATGGTGGACGAAGTGAAAACCACGAGTCCAACATGCACAGCTTGTGAGATGGACGAAAAGTCACCAGCCGTGTCCTACTGTCAGGACTGTGGGAAATATATGTGCAAATCGTGTGAGACAGACCATTCTTCTTGGAAACCGTTCTCCAACCACGAAAAGGTGCCCATGAGCGAGGTGCTCTCGGGAAAAATTCCACTAAAGAGGAGACGGAAATGCACGAAACATCCTAACGATGATGAGGAGTGTTTCTGTACCGGATGTCGGGAGTACGTCTGCTTAAGATGCGGGATGCTAGGGCACTTACAGGCAGGGCATCAGATCGAAGAGGCAGCTATCCATGAGGAGAAATTGATGAAAAACATCAGGGAGTTACAAGAAAgggcaaaattaaagaaaacaacCATTCAAAATCATATCGATTTCATAGAGACACAGCGCAGTGAAATAACACAAATACTGGGAAAGCTCAATGATGACATTGACAAGACGTACGAGGAATTCATAAAACTGTTGTCTGCTAGAAGAGAAGCCCTAAAATGCCAAGTGCAACGATTGTCTGCTAATTTCGAGAAGGAATTTAAACTCATGGAGGAAGAGAGTCGCCAAACGATCCGTTACATGAACACTATGGAAGAGCTGGTAACAAACGGTATGAAGGTACCGCTAGAGAAAGACGCCTTGTTTGCACACGACACGCTGTGTGAGAACTTAAATAATTTTCTCGGACGAGATGATCCCGACGACCAAACACCGAGAGGTGTGACAGACCGAGCTCAGAACATTTCTTTCAGTAAACACAagaaggtcaatgaacttcgaCTTGGAGAGCTGAAAGGTTACACGTGGGATGTCAAAGCAGACGTAGAGCTCCCTAGCAAAAACAGCATGAACTGTATGACCCTTGCACCAGACGGTAGGATGGCGGTGGGATCCAGTTCGGATGGAATTTTTTTCTACTCCCCTGAAGGAGAATTGCAGGACACGCAGCTGAAACGCGTCGGTGTCTGTGGCATTGGATATCTGTCTGATGGTCGAAGTGTTGTTTATGATACCAACAACGGGATTTCACTCTTCACTCCACAATGGGAGAAGCTCGACGTCACGTTTGAGACGATGAGTTTCGATAAATCAGGTCATGGTGGCCTCACTGTGGACAGATATGATAATATCTATAAGGGTTATAGTAAGCCCAAAAAGATCCAAGTATTTACCCCACAGGGTGGTAATGCAGTCAGGGAAATGCGTTATGGATATTCACCTTGGCAATTGTTCTCCTTTCACACCACGGGGAACCTGATACTGAGAGATTTTTTGACTGTCGTGTGTTGTGACGGTATAGGGAAAAAGGGGAATATCTTGAAGAAGGAAAGTAGGTCTGCCTACCCAGCTATTTGTCGAGATGATTCGGTCATTGTAGCCTGGGTGAAGGAGGAGGACGGTCTCGTTAGTATCGATCAATACACGAAAGATTTCGAGCACGTGTGCAATCTCCTCActgatttcaaaatacaaaagtCAGAAAGAAGTTGGTACTATCTCCAAGAGTTCGAGAGTGGTGAGATAGCTTTTTGCACTCCAGATAGACTCTACATGTTTGATACAATTTAA
- the LOC140237220 gene encoding E3 ubiquitin-protein ligase TRIM45-like — MATFHQISSQNLECPICLTLFNQPKSLPCSHIFCKDCLQQIFQAQSAKQTITCPICRKETPLPSGDVSKLQTNVPLSSLVDEVKTKSPTCTACEMDENPPAVSYCQDCGKYMCKSCETDHSSWKPFSNHEKVPMSEVLSGKVPLKRRRKCKKHPNDDEECFCTGCREYVCLRCGMLGHLQAGHQIEEAAIHEEKLMNNIKDFQERAKSKKTNIENHIHFIETQRSEIANRLKKLNDDIDKTYDEYIEQLSARRQALKCQVQNWSEKFEKELQVMEEESRQTIRHMNAMEELVSNGLKVPLEKDALFAHNTLCENLESILGQDDPDEQSPRGVTEQAQNISFRKHVKVKELRLGELKGYTWDVKADVELPVKDSMNCITLAPDGKMAVGSRFGGIYLYSPDGDLQQTELKDVSVSKIGFLSDCRSAIYDTKNRMSLYTPQWEKINVTFETMSFDEGGFGGLTVDRNDDIYVGYRKPMKIQVFTPQGGKGIREITCNGYTPMQLFCFHTIGSLILTDATTVLCLDGTGKTENVLKKAGMFAWSAVCRDDSVIIAWVKHEKGLVSIDRYTRDLKHVCNLITDFKIQKTERVWYYLQEFESGEIAFYTTDRLYIFDAI, encoded by the coding sequence aTGGCAACGTTTCATCAAATCAGCAGTCAGAATTTGGAGTGTCCCATCTGTCTGACACTTTTCAACCAACCTAAATCACTGCCGTGTTCTCACATCTTCTGCAAAGACTGCCTGCAACAAATCTTTCAAGCTCAGTCCGCCAAACAAACTATAACATGCCCTATATGCAGGAAAGAAACACCCCTACCCAGTGGAGATGTGAGTAAGTTACAGACAAACGTACCGCTGAGTTCTCTCGTGGACGAAGTGAAAACCAAGAGTCCAACATGCACAGCTTGTGAGATGGACGAAAATCCGCCCGCTGTATCCTACTGTCAAGATTGTGGGAAATATATGTGCAAATCATGTGAGACAGACCACTCTTCTTGGAAACCATTCTCCAACCACGAAAAGGTGCCAATGAGCGAGGTGCTCTCGGGAAAAGTTCCACTTAAAAGGAGACGGAAATGTAAGAAACATCCTAACGACGATGAGGAGTGTTTCTGTACCGGATGTCGGGAATACGTCTGCTTAAGATGCGGGATGTTAGGGCACTTACAGGCAGGCCATCAGATCGAAGAGGCAGCTATCCATGAGGAGAAATTGATGAATAACATTAAGGATTTCCAAGAAAgggcaaaatcaaagaaaacaaatattgaaaATCATATCCATTTCATAGAGACACAGCGCAGTGAAATAGCAAACAGGCTGAAAAAGCTCAATGATGACATCGACAAGACGTACGACGAATACATAGAGCAGTTGTCAGCCAGAAGACAAGCCCTGAAATGCCAAGTACAGAATTGGTCTGAAAAGTTCGAGAAGGAATTACAAGTCATGGAAGAAGAGAGTCGACAAACAATTCGTCATATGAACGCTATGGAAGAGCTGGTAAGTAACGGTTTGAAGGTACCACTAGAGAAAGACGCCTTGTTTGCACACAATACGCTGTGTGAGAACTTGGAAAGCATTCTTGGACAAGATGATCCTGACGAACAATCACCGAGAGGTGTGACAGAACAAGCTCAGAACATTTCATTCCGTAAACACGTGAAGGTCAAGGAACTTCGACTTGGAGAGCTGAAGGGTTACACGTGGGATGTCAAAGCAGACGTAGAGCTCCCCGTCAAAGACAGCATGAACTGCATCACTCTTGCACCGGACGGTAAGATGGCGGTGGGATCCCGTTTCGGCGGAATCTATCTCTACTCCCCTGATGGAGATTTACAGCAGACGGAGTTGAAGGACGTCAGTGTCAGTAAAATTGGATTTTTGTCCGATTGTCGAAGTGCTATTTATGatacaaaaaacaggatgtcaCTATACACTCCACAGTGGGAGAAGATCAATGTCACGTTCGAGACGATGAGCTTCGATGAAGGAGGTTTTGGTGGTCTCACTGTGGATAGAAACGATGATATATACGTGGGTTACAGAAAACCCATGAAAATCCAGGTGTTTACCCCACAAGGTGGTAAGGGAATCAGGGAAATAACATGTAATGGATATACGCCTATGCaattattctgttttcataccATAGGAAGCCTGATACTGACAGATGCAACAACTGTCTTGTGCCTTGATGGTACGGGAAAGACGGAAAATGTCTTGAAGAAGGCGGGTATGTTTGCCTGGTCAGCTGTTTGTCGAGATGATTCGGTCATCATAGCCTGGGTGAAGCACGAGAAAGGTCTCGTAAGTATCGATCGATACACGAGAGATTTGAAGCACGTGTGCAATCTCATCActgatttcaaaatacaaaaaacagaaagagttTGGTACTATCTCCAAGAGTTTGAGAGCGGTGAGATAGCTTTCTACACTACAGATAGACTGTACATATTTGATGCAATTTAA